DNA from Daucus carota subsp. sativus chromosome 1, DH1 v3.0, whole genome shotgun sequence:
ttaatgatttatttttattttttaatttaagtttacaaataatttataataatttatattataataataatatcatgcccaataaattataaacgctaaaaaatttatccaaaaacatgaaataaaaattaacttttCACGTATAATCACCTTATtacttataaatcataaatatttttttaagtcaaATAAAAGATCCAACAATAAAACCGAAAGCACAAAAACACAAAGGCTCATATCTATCCTATAAAAAGtgacactttctcaaacaagcCCCCACACAACAAACTGTTCATCACTTCATCATCCAtctcattttcttcttcttctttaacTCTCTAACAAAAATCCACCCTCAACAAACCCCCATCCATGGACACCAACCCCTCCTCCCACCACGGCCTCACCACCTCAGAGCTCTCCGAACTCGAACCCCTCATCCAAAACTACCACAAATTCGACCCCCTCCCCAACACATGCACCTCTCTGATCGTCCACCGCATCCAAGCCCCAGCCAAATTCGTCTGGCCCTTCATTCGCCGCTTCGATAACCCGCAAAAATACAAGCATTTCATCAAGAACTGCAGCCTCACCGCCGGAGACGGCGGCGTGGGGAGCGTCAGGGAGGTCACGGTGGTCTCGGGACTGCCGGCGTCGACGAGCACGGAGAAGCTCGAGATTTTGGATGATGAGAAGAGGATTCTCAGCTTTAGGGTTGTGGGGGGAGAGCACAGGCTGAATAATTATAAGTCGGTGACTTCGGTTAATGAGTTTGAGGATGATGGTGGTAGGGTTTATACGGTGGTGCTGGAAAGCTATATTGTTGATATTCCTGAGGGGAATACTGGGGAGGATACCAAGATGTTTACTGATACTGTTGTGAGGCTCAATCTCCAGAAGCTCGGTGTTGTTGCACTAGCTGCCTTGCATGGAAATGACTAATCTCGGTCACGATGCGGTGTGAGTTGCGGTGATTAACCGGTTTATGTTCTGATCAATTATATTACGTCAATTATGGATACGAACGGTTGAGATTAggtgtttattatttttctgtaaaagaaataatttaaatatgtaggattttttatttttagaatttttcgcCGTTTGTTGAATTCATAATTGATGTAAGATTAATTTGGTTTTTTCATCTGACGGTGAcggattttttattttgaatgatCCACTTTCTTTTCCGTTTGGATGAAGAAAggaaataattgtatttttttacgTTCCTTTTGGTTTGACTGAAATTCTAGGTTTTTTTAATGGGCTGATCTAGTTACGGAAGTTGAGTGAATGTGAATttagttgtagcttcattggtTGGCAAATGGACCCAGCTTTAGTTGCTTTGTAGTTTAACAAGTTTAAATGAATATTATGATGTAATATCGATTTGTTTATGTTTTAGTTGTAGAAGTGGTCAAATTTTAGCTTTAGCCAGCTTGGTGCTTGCAACTTGGGAATTGTAATGTAATTGACTTATCTATTCATGGagtatattttaatcaaaatattagtTATTCTTTTTCCATATAAAGTTGTAAATTAATACAATCTGTGGGCTCTGCAGACTGCAGAGTGCTATTCTGTTCATATTGCAGTTGTTTGTGTTTTATGTATCGTGTATTGTGTTCAACTTTTGCGTGATGAGTTCATGCATGGATATTGTGTTATCTGATACAGTCATTTTTGAGtggtttttttaatcaaaattgttattttaataGGAGTACATGAAATTAAGTGATCTATGATGTTTTAATCACTTATTTCTAGGATTTTTGACTTTTATCtagaaaaaatagaaattaCATGATCTATAATGTTTTAAATCACTtatcctattatttttattttttataaaataactatatatataacaatcagATAAACCGATTTCAATACTGTCAAGTGCGGTAGTGGATAGAGAGATAGATAGAGTATATAATATGGTAGCTGGTTTAAAATGGTATGGAGTGCTTGATATGGACTTGTCACATCTTCTCATCATGAGTTTCTTGTACTTATGTCATGGAAAGTTTTGTAGATGTGAGGCCAATGAGACATGAAtgtatcatttatttttatacattttattttGCCGAATGTCTTactcaatt
Protein-coding regions in this window:
- the LOC108194177 gene encoding abscisic acid receptor PYL2, whose product is MDTNPSSHHGLTTSELSELEPLIQNYHKFDPLPNTCTSLIVHRIQAPAKFVWPFIRRFDNPQKYKHFIKNCSLTAGDGGVGSVREVTVVSGLPASTSTEKLEILDDEKRILSFRVVGGEHRLNNYKSVTSVNEFEDDGGRVYTVVLESYIVDIPEGNTGEDTKMFTDTVVRLNLQKLGVVALAALHGND